The nucleotide sequence GGTTTGCCCCTTTGTTGTCGTGCCAGAACTTCTTGTCCTCTGCCCCCATGATCGCGACGCCGCAATCGTCAGACGCATCATGGTCGGTTACAGGGCTATCAAAAGCCACATCAAGTCCAGAGGCCCCCATGGTGATCTGGTCACGCCAATCGGTGTGGATTTCTCCGGAAAGGTAAATCTTGAGGGTCATATCGGGGTTCCTTCACTTCAATTGCTTCTGAAAATAGACCTTGTTGTCCTCACGGCCAGTCTCTTGCCAACCCAGTTTCAGGTAAAAGGCTTGGGTTCCGGCCATACCGACATGGGTGGCCAGTTTGATCATGTTGTGGTCCGCCGCCGCAGATGCCTCTGACGATTCGTTGATCAAGGCCTGGCCAATCCCAAGTCCGCCCGCATCAGGGTGCACCGCGAGATTGGCGATATGCGCCAGATTGCCAAGCACGAGGACGATGCCGCCACGGACCTCACCATCAACCTCTGCGACCCAGACGTTGTGATCGCGTATGTCCTCTGCGACCCCTTCGGTGACGGGCGGCAAGCCTAACGCCCGAAATGGCGCATAGGCCGCTTCCAGCACCGCAGTTAAACCGGCCACGTCATCTTTTGTGGCCCGGCGAATAATCATCCCCGGAGGCTACCGCCCGTGGCCTTGGTCACTTTCTCGACGATCTTAGCGCTGACCGCCTCGATATCGGCGTCCTTCAGTGTCTTATCGGTCGGTTGCAAACGTACGGTCACAGCAAGCGATTTCTTGCCCTCGCCAAGGCTGCCGCCAATGAACTCGTCAAAAACGCGCACATCTGTGATCAGCGCCTTGTCGGCACCAGCCGCAGCGTTCACCAGCGCCAGCGCCTCGACCTCTGCGTCCACCACAAAGGCAAAGTCGCGCTCGACCGCTTGCAGATCTGTTGCGGCCAAGGCCGGACGCGTCGCGGATTTCTTCTTCGGCACCGGCACTTCATCAGGCCAGATCGTGAAGGCGACCGCAGGGCCTTTAATATCCATCTCACGCAGCACCTTAGGATGCAGTTCACCAAAGATGCCCAACACCTTTTTGGGGCCAAGGCAGATCTTGCCGTGACGGCCAGGATGCCACCACTCCGACGCGCCGCGCAGGATTTGTACTTTCGCAGGCGCGCCAATCGCGGCCAGCACAGCCTCGGCATCCGCCTTTGCATCGTAGAGGTCCACAGGCCGCGACGTGCCATGCACATCCTTCGGCCCGGTGCGTCCAATCAGAACGCCCGACACCAGCATATGCTGCTCGCCTGGTTCGCCACCATGGAAACCAGCTCCGACTTCGAAAAGACCCATGTCCATGAAGCCACGCGCCTGATTGCGGGCAGCGGCCCGCAACAGACCGGGCAGCAGATTAGGCCGCATATGCGACATTTCAGAGCTGATCGGGTTCTCCAGCATCGTCGCATCATCGCCACCGCCAAAGAGTTTCGCCGCTTCAGCATCAATGAAACTGTAGGTCACGCACTCGTTGTAGCCCAGTGCAGCCGCCGTTCGGCGCGCGGTCTGTTGGCGCGATTGGCTGGGGGTTAGGATCGGTTTTGGCACGCCCGCATCAATGCGCGGCAGCGGCTTACCCTCCAGCTTGGTCAAGGATGCAATGCGCGCGACCTCTTCCACCAGATCCGCCTCGCCCTGCACGTCAGGCCGCCACGAGGGCACGTGGGCCATGTCCCCGTCCATCGTGAAACCGAGATCGGTCAGCGTGACGCGCTGGGTCGCTTCGGGGATGTCCATGCCCACCAGTGAAATCACCCGTTTGGCGTCCAGCTTGTAGGCGCGCGACGTATCCGGCACGGCGCCTGCTTGGATCAGCTCGGATGCTTCGCCACCGGCATGGTCAACGATCATGCGCACGGCATGCTCTAGCCCCACGGGCGTGAAGGCCGGATCGACGCCGCGTTCAAAGCGGTAGCGCGCATCAGAGTTGATCTTGAGTGCGCGGCCCGTGTAGGCGATCTGGATCGGGTCCCAATAAGCGCTTTCAACAAAGACGTTGACGGTCTCTTCCGTGCAGCCCGTGTCGGCCCCACCCATGATACCGGCAATGCTTTCAGGGCCATTGTCATCAGAGATGACCATCTGGCCGTTTTGCAATGTGTATTCCTTGTCATCCAATGCCACGAGGCTTTCGCCCCCAGCGGCGCGATGCACACGCAGGTTGCCATTCACCTGATCCGCGTCAAAGACGTGCAGCGGGCGGTTCAGGTCGTAGGTGAACCAGTTCGTTACATCGACGAGGAAACTAATAGGGCGCAAACCAATGGCGCGCAACTGCGCCTGGAGCCAGTCGGGGCTGGGACCGTTCTTGACGCCTTTGATCAGGCGACCACAAAAGACCGGGCATCCATCAAGCGTATCATCATCAATGGATACCTTCAGGTCAGCCTTAAAACTGGCAGGCACCGGATCAACCGAGATGGCTTTCAGGGTACCGATACCGCGCGCCGCGAGGTCACGGGCAATGCCGCGCACGCCCAGCGCATCGGGGCGGTTCGGTGTAATCGCGATCTCAATCACCGGATCAACCTTGTCCGGGTCGTTCGCGGCCAACCAATCGGTAAAGCGATCACCCACCTCGCCCGAGGGTAGTTCGATGATGCCATCATGCTCTTCCGACAGCTCCATCTCGCGTTCGGAACACATCATGCCATGGCTTTCGATGCCGCGGATTTTACCGACGCCAATGGTGGTATCAATGCCGGGCACATAAGTACCGGGGCTGGCGATCACGACGGTGATACCGGCGCGGGCATTGGGGGCGCCACAGATAATCTGGGTCGGGCCATTCGCCGTTTCAACCCGACAGACCTTCAGCTTATCAGCATCGGGGTGCTTTTCAGCCGTCAGCACCTTGCCGATGGTGAAATCGGCCAACCGCTCAATCGGGTTTTCGATGCCTTCAACCTCTAGCCCCAGATCGGTCAGCGCATAGGCGATATCCGCGACCGAAGCGTCGGTGTCGAGGTGGTGTTTCAGCCAGGAGAGGGTGAATTTCATAGGTCCGTCCTGCGGGTTAAATCTGTTGTGATCGGATTAGCGGATAACGTGGCAAGGGGAAAGGGGCGCGTCGGTGTGCTAGAGTTCACGCCCGGCCAGATCCTCGACCAATTCGAAATGCTCAAAGACCAACATCATCTCGGGGTGAAAGCCACCGTTGCGTTTGAAATACGCTTTGTGGTCTTTGCGCCAACCCAAAAGACTGTCGTTTTCGCCTTCGGCCAAGGCCATCTCTTCGGTGACGTCACAATAGCGGATTTCCTGCACCTCGGTGGTGCGGATGACCAGCGCTGGGGTGCCGTCCCAATTTGCGGCGATATCGCAGCGGCCCACGACAGGCATCGCCTCCGGCTCGCCTTCGAAATCGGCGAGCGCGCCGCAGGTTGCGGTTTTCTTGCCTTGGCGGACAAGGGCGATGAGGTGTTGGCAAAGTGCGGCGCTATCGCCGAATTTGAAGGTGCCCGCACCTGGATATGTGTCTTGCAGATCTTCGGTGTCGTTGGTCATTCTTGGATCTTTCTCAACATCGGGGCAGCGCCCGGACCTCGGGGAGGCGCCGAGGCTGTTCAGTTTGGCGGAACGTTGTGTTTATCGGTGGGGGTATCGTTGTGCGCAGCGTTGCGAAAGCGCCCTCCCCATGGGGGAGGTCCGGGCGCTGCCCGGCAAGCCGGGCGGGAGATTTGTTACTCAAGCGATTTCTTCTTGGCTTGCTCCAAAGCATCGGGAGGGAGACGGCTTTTGCCCTTGTAACCAAAGACAGACCAAGCCAATCCATCACGTCTCATCTCTAAAATGAGGTCGTTGTGAGCTTTCGCCAATCTCTTGAAGGCGGGGTGCAGCGCTTCTGATTCTAGGTCCAATTCATTTGCTGCTTTTTCGAATTCCTCTAAATAGACCGATATAGCCAACATAACAGGAGGAGCCGCATACAGCGCCACTGCATTAGAGGATTTCTCCATCGTTTCATGCAATCGGAGATATTCATCATCGGTGAAGTTCGAGTAAGCCTGATTTGGGCGTGGACAATTCAGCAGAAACTGTTCGTACACTCGACGTTTCTCCACAAGAATTGCTTCAGACTGCGAGTAAATCCGGCCCAGTACAAAAGCAACTGCGCCGATAACAACAGCCCAAATCTCACTCACCTACTCAACCCACCATGCAACGTCGGCTGATCCAGCGCCGCGAAACCATAGTGCCGCAACCACCGCAAATCACTGTCAAAGAACGCCCGCAAATCCGGGATCCCGTATTTCAGCATCGCGATCCGGTCGATGCCCATGCCAAAGGCAAAGCCTTGCCACTCGGTCGGGTCGATCCCGCCCGCCTCAAGCACTTTGGGGTGCACCATGCCGGAGCCAAGGATTTCCAGCCAGTCGTCGCCCTCGCCGACTTTCAGCGTGCCGCCTTCCCATGAACAGCGGATATCGACTTCAGCCGAGGGTTCGGTGAAGGGGAAATGGGACGCGCGGAAGCGGATGTCGACGTGGTCGACCTCGAAGTAGCTTTTGACGAATTCTTCCAGCACCCATTTCAGGTTCGCCATAGAGATGTCTTTGTCGATGGCAAGCCCTTCGACCTGATGGAACATCGGCGTATGGGTCTGGTCATAGTCGGCCCGATACACCCGACCGGGGCAGATGATGCGGGTCGGCGCGCCTGTGGCCTCCATCGAGCGGATTTGCACAGGTGACGTATGCGTGCGCAGCACATGCGGCGGGCGGTTATCGCCCTCTTTGCGATGCGTATAGAACGTGTCCATCTCGGCCCGCGCCGGGTGATGGCCGGGGATGTTGAGGGCGTCAAAGTTGTACCAATCGCTTTCGATCTGCGGGCCTTCGGCCACGGCAAACCCCATATCGGCGAAGATCGCCGTGACCTCCTCGGTCACCTGGCTGATGGGGTGCACGGTGCCTTGGCCGCGCCCACGCGACGGCAGCGTGACGTCGAGCCATTCGTCTTTCAGACGCGCATCAAGGGCGGCATCGGCAAGGCCCGCTTTCTTGGCGGCGAGGGCGGAGTTGATCTCATCCTTCAGCGCATTCAGCGCCGGGCCTGCAACCTGCCGTTCCGCTGGTGTCATCTTGCCCAGTTCGCGCATCTGCAAACTGATCTCGCCCTTCTTACCCACGGCCTGCACGCGCAGGTCTTCGATCGCGGCTTCATCAGCGGCATCGGCAATCAGGCTAAGGTATTTTTGTTTCAGATCGTCCATCGGGCGCCTCTATGCATCATTCCCCGCGGTGCTAGCGAAATGGGTGATTGGTTGCAAGGCTGACGGGGTTGGTTCAGTCCTGACGCAGCAGGCGGGCCAATTGCACCGGCAGGGTCGTGCGCGCCAAGGGGCCCAAACCCACCACGTCCAACTGCGGAAAAATTGCTATCAGCTCGGCTCGGGTCTCGCCCGCCCAGCTCCGCGACGTCATAGACAGCCGGATAGTAGCTTTCGCTCCAGAACCCGTGGCTTTCAACGATCTGATGTGTATCGAACAGCAGGTGGTGATAGGTCACTTTGCGGCAGGGCGCGCGACGTACGGCGTGATCGTCGATCAGCGCTTTGGCGGGAACCAGCACTTCGGCCTCGCCGAACAACAGTTCAGCCTGCCAACCGGTGACCAGGACACGGTGCTGGGGTGACACCGATAGGGCTTTACGCGCACCATAGCGGCCCGCGCCGATCGTGACAGGCGCCAGCCGCCCCATGCCCGAGACGGTTTGGCTGGCCGCCCAGCGCACCGGTTGTGCGCCATGGTCGCGTGTCAGCACCAGATCGCCTGCCGCGATATCCTCAATACGCACTGGTCCATCGGGCGTCATGATCTCCGTTCCCGATACAAAGCATGCCAATCCGCTGTCACCCGGCGACAGGTCTGTAAAGACGGCTGCATCCGGGTCAGGCTGGTTAAACTGGATCGAGGCACCAACAGAATTGGGACCCGATGGCGTTGGGATGTTGACCGAAACAACCGTCCCCGGCGCGCCCGTGGCCGCAGCCGCCCCACCAACCGCCACGATGTTTTGCGTGCCGCTGCCGATATCATAAAAATCAATCAGCGTATTGGTAGCGACATTCGTCAGCGCATAGGCTTCGTAATTGGTCGCACCGCTACCGTTGGGATCAGTCAAAAGGATCGGATAGTTGTCTTCAGAGATCACATAGACTTTTTCACCATTGTCGGGGTCAATCACTTCGGTGATCAACCCGTCATCAAGGCCGTCCTGCAAGTTGATATCCAGACCGAGCGAACCATCGGCCTGATAGAACCCAACGGTAAAATCTGCCGGGTCTTCATTTGCACCCAGCGCAACCTCAAGGAACTCTGACACGCCCGTCTGCGACGAATATGCGTTTGAGTAGTGAAGTTCACTGATACGAGCCATGTCACCAATCCCGAGGGTATCTTCTTGCGACAGCTTATAGGCAGGAGATTAAAAAAATGCACGTTTGGATACAGCTAACACTGTGTTACAACCAACACCAAAAGCACGGCAGCCACAAGAACCGCCCGGCAATGCATCCTTCTTTTGTGGCCGGTGCATAAAATCGGCATGGGACGGGCCGGTCTGAATGGCTTCTGGAGGCGATGGGCGTTTTAAACCTATCGGAACAATCGATAGCCCAGAACTGATCGCGGTTGCCCGAAGGCCGAACGCGAACCGTGATCTCAGGCCGCGTGATGCATCATGCACCTCACGGGGTTGGATATCCGGCACCATCTTCAGTGAGGCCGGTTTTCCGATGAGCGGGGCCACCGCACACCGCCCTTCCGCCAAAAGTTAATAGAACGTGAATAGTTTGATCCGTTGGCACGTAGTCACCCTGAGCCCCCGCTATGGGGTGGGGTGCATCTTATGAAACGGATAGACTATGACCGATACGATTGCTGGAACTGTTGACCCACACCACACCCTTTCCTTTCAGATGCAGGCAACACGCAGTGCTGTCTCGCCTATTGCCTTGATGCTGGGCCTGTTGGCCTGTCAGCCTGCTATTGCGCAAGAAGTGATCGCCGATGGCGACGTCGTGACAGAGACCATTGTGCTGGATGAAAGTGGCGATAGCCTGACAATTGAGGAAGGCGGCACACTTGATGTTGCAGATGCAGACGGCGTCGACGCCAGCGGCGATGACGTTGAGGTGCTGAACCAAGGCACGTTGCAGACGACAGGCACAAACGCGGCTGGCGTGAACTCAAGCGGTGCAGATGCAGACATCACAAATGAAGGCACGTTGACAACACAGGGCGAAGCCAGTGCTTAAGCATCCTGTCAACTGGCACCAACACAGATATTGATAACACTGTGGCCGGAACGATCAGCACAACCGGCTTTGGCAGCGACGGCATAGCGGTCGAAGGCGCAGGCGGGATGATTGATAATGCTTAAGCAGCGTGACGACGGCTGGCACTGGTGCGCAGGCGATCTCAGCAACGGGTGATGGAAACCAGATCACTAACGCCGGTGCGCTGACAACGACGGGTGAGGCTGCGAATGGCATTCTTGCAACTGGCGCGAATGCGGTGGCCATCAATGATGAAACCGGTGTGATTGATGTTGGCGCATCCTCCGGTATTGCAATCACGGGGCTTGGTGCAGAAGCAACGAATGCGGGCCAGATTACCAGCAATGGCAATGGATTGTTGGGCGCGAATGGTGTTGCCAACCTCTCTAACAGCGGCACCATCAACGTCACAGGCAGCGGCAGCGGCATTGCCATTCGTCCTCTTGCGGAAGGCACCGAACCTGTTGCAACGGAGAACCCATTATCCTTGAACAATAGCGGAACCATTACGACGTTAGGGGGCGCAAACGGGATCACAACCAATGTCGCAGGCTCTATCGTCACCAACACTGGTTTGATCAGCACATCCGGCGCTGGGGCCATTGCCATCTCGGTGATCGAGGCCGACGACGCGGTTGTTTTCAACGACGACGAAGCGATCACTGTGGGCGAAGACAGTGACGCGATCAAGGTCACAGGTGATCGTGCTGATATCGACAATGCGCCGAACGGCATTATCGACACGGGCGGGAGCAACTCCAAAGGTATT is from Yoonia sp. GPGPB17 and encodes:
- the pheS gene encoding phenylalanine--tRNA ligase subunit alpha, producing MDDLKQKYLSLIADAADEAAIEDLRVQAVGKKGEISLQMRELGKMTPAERQVAGPALNALKDEINSALAAKKAGLADAALDARLKDEWLDVTLPSRGRGQGTVHPISQVTEEVTAIFADMGFAVAEGPQIESDWYNFDALNIPGHHPARAEMDTFYTHRKEGDNRPPHVLRTHTSPVQIRSMEATGAPTRIICPGRVYRADYDQTHTPMFHQVEGLAIDKDISMANLKWVLEEFVKSYFEVDHVDIRFRASHFPFTEPSAEVDIRCSWEGGTLKVGEGDDWLEILGSGMVHPKVLEAGGIDPTEWQGFAFGMGIDRIAMLKYGIPDLRAFFDSDLRWLRHYGFAALDQPTLHGGLSR
- a CDS encoding GNAT family N-acetyltransferase; amino-acid sequence: MAGLTAVLEAAYAPFRALGLPPVTEGVAEDIRDHNVWVAEVDGEVRGGIVLVLGNLAHIANLAVHPDAGGLGIGQALINESSEASAAADHNMIKLATHVGMAGTQAFYLKLGWQETGREDNKVYFQKQLK
- a CDS encoding Hint domain-containing protein, whose amino-acid sequence is MARISELHYSNAYSSQTGVSEFLEVALGANEDPADFTVGFYQADGSLGLDINLQDGLDDGLITEVIDPDNGEKVYVISEDNYPILLTDPNGSGATNYEAYALTNVATNTLIDFYDIGSGTQNIVAVGGAAAATGAPGTVVSVNIPTPSGPNSVGASIQFNQPDPDAAVFTDLSPGDSGLACFVSGTEIMTPDGPVRIEDIAAGDLVLTRDHGAQPVRWAASQTVSGMGRLAPVTIGAGRYGARKALSVSPQHRVLVTGWQAELLFGEAEVLVPAKALIDDHAVRRAPCRKVTYHHLLFDTHQIVESHGFWSESYYPAVYDVAELGGRDPSRADSNFSAVGRGGFGPLGAHDPAGAIGPPAASGLNQPRQPCNQSPISLAPRGMMHRGARWTI
- the pheT gene encoding phenylalanine--tRNA ligase subunit beta, which codes for MKFTLSWLKHHLDTDASVADIAYALTDLGLEVEGIENPIERLADFTIGKVLTAEKHPDADKLKVCRVETANGPTQIICGAPNARAGITVVIASPGTYVPGIDTTIGVGKIRGIESHGMMCSEREMELSEEHDGIIELPSGEVGDRFTDWLAANDPDKVDPVIEIAITPNRPDALGVRGIARDLAARGIGTLKAISVDPVPASFKADLKVSIDDDTLDGCPVFCGRLIKGVKNGPSPDWLQAQLRAIGLRPISFLVDVTNWFTYDLNRPLHVFDADQVNGNLRVHRAAGGESLVALDDKEYTLQNGQMVISDDNGPESIAGIMGGADTGCTEETVNVFVESAYWDPIQIAYTGRALKINSDARYRFERGVDPAFTPVGLEHAVRMIVDHAGGEASELIQAGAVPDTSRAYKLDAKRVISLVGMDIPEATQRVTLTDLGFTMDGDMAHVPSWRPDVQGEADLVEEVARIASLTKLEGKPLPRIDAGVPKPILTPSQSRQQTARRTAAALGYNECVTYSFIDAEAAKLFGGGDDATMLENPISSEMSHMRPNLLPGLLRAAARNQARGFMDMGLFEVGAGFHGGEPGEQHMLVSGVLIGRTGPKDVHGTSRPVDLYDAKADAEAVLAAIGAPAKVQILRGASEWWHPGRHGKICLGPKKVLGIFGELHPKVLREMDIKGPAVAFTIWPDEVPVPKKKSATRPALAATDLQAVERDFAFVVDAEVEALALVNAAAGADKALITDVRVFDEFIGGSLGEGKKSLAVTVRLQPTDKTLKDADIEAVSAKIVEKVTKATGGSLRG
- a CDS encoding ASCH domain-containing protein: MTNDTEDLQDTYPGAGTFKFGDSAALCQHLIALVRQGKKTATCGALADFEGEPEAMPVVGRCDIAANWDGTPALVIRTTEVQEIRYCDVTEEMALAEGENDSLLGWRKDHKAYFKRNGGFHPEMMLVFEHFELVEDLAGREL